AGGCGTGTACTACGACTTCGAGGTAAGCACGATGCGCTTCGGCTCCTCGCTAGCGGCGCTCTTGGCGGGCGGTGTCGAACCCTCAGTCGTCGCAGGCGTGCCTGACAGCCCGGCTATGATGCCGCGCATGGCAGAGACCGGCAACGCCGTTAGTTCGCCAATGGCGTCAAGACCCTTAAACGGTAGGGCCGGAATGAACTTGAGCACCGAGAGCGTCGTCTCCACACCGATTTGGTGCAGGTGGAAGATTTTCTCCGATAGGGGCAGGTTTGAAAAATTGCTTTCGAGCGAACTCATGGAAGCTTCTCCGTAACGCAAGGGGATTTAGGGTGTGGCTGAGACAACGATACACGATTGAACGGCGGCGTGCATACGCTTTCTCATCAGCGGCCTCATCAGCGGCTTCGGAGGAGCGCCTCCAGACTATGGCAGGTAGCCGCCGCGTCGCCCGCTGAGCCGCCGCTCTTGCTCCTGCTTGCCGACCATCCAGAACAGTGGCCATATCAGTCCAGCCAAGGCCGCCGCCGCCGGATTGGCCCGCATTTTGAGAGCCTGAACAAACGTGTAAACGCCAACGCCAAGGTACACCAAAAGCAGGAAAATAATCAGCCAGTACATGCGCGCGCTCCCAGTCAGGCTCGGCGGCGCCGAGCCGTTTAGCGTAGGGGACACTGGCGCAGCATACCACAAACCACCTGTATGTCGGCTTACGCCCATGCGTCGGCTTCGTAGTTCGGATATGGGCGTAGGGAACGCCTTTTAGCGTTTGTGGCAGCATTGACCCCATCAGTAGTCATCCTCTATCTATATGAAGGCCGGCCAGCGTCGGCTCGACCGGTTGAGGGGGACATGCCTCACAACCCTCCGTCCCCGTCTTTGAGTATGGCTCACCATTGTCGTTACGACTTCCCCCCGGAAAAGTGCTTCGATATGGGGTGTGAGCACTTTTACACCCAAGTGCAGGCGCGCTTTGAGCTGATTTCCGACCTCTTACTGAGGCTTCCGGCGACGGAAGCGGTGCTCTATGCTGAGTTAAGCCGCGAACTGGAAACCTGCCTGCAGACACTCCGGGACTTTCACGTTGTCTTTCCTAATTGTAGCGCCTCGGACTGTCTGGCGGAGACGGCGGAAGTACAAACCTCAAATCGTGCTGCACCTTCCCTAATGATGGAGTAAGTATGACAACGGTTGCGATTGTTTACCACAGCGGCTATGGGCACACGGCGGCGCAAGCTGAGGCGGTGTTGCGGGGCGTGCAAAGTGTACCAGAGGTGACCGCCCATCTCATCCGTGTTGAGGACATCGAAAACCACTGGACGACGCTCGACGCCGCCGACGCGATTGTGTTTGGGTCGCCGACCTACATGGGTAGTGTTTCCGGGCCGTTCAAAAGCTTCATGGACGCTTCATCGCGGCGTTGGCTTCAACAGGCTTGGAGGGACAAGATTGCGGCCGGTTTTACCAACTCCGGCAGTCTTAGTGGCGACAAACTCAACACCTTGGTTCAGTTGGCGATTTTCGCCGCGCAGCACGGCATGATCTGGGTTGGACAGGCCGAGTTACCCAGCGGCCGCGCCGACGACGCCATCAACCGTATCGGTAGCATGCTAGGCGCGGCTGCCCAGTCGGATCACGGTAGTTCGCAGCCGTCTGCAGGCGATCTGGCGACGGCGGAGAAGTTCGGCGCGCGCATAGCGCACGCCGCTCAGCGTTGGAAGCGCGGCGCAGCATAACGCACGCGGGGAGAGGCTCTCGATGACGGAATCTCGACGTAGTTTTTTGAAGGCGGCGGCGCTAACGACCACCGGATTCGCGTTGGGTAATGTTTTCGATACGGCGGCCGCGGGGGACAATGAGCGGGCGGCTGCCGGTCGGCTCACGGATGCCACCGGGCAGTACGCGCTGCCGCCCCTTCCCTACGACTACAAGGCGCTCGAACCTGTGATTGACGAAGCGACAGTGCGCTTACATCACGACGTACACCACAAAGCCTATGTGGATGGCGCAAACAAAGCGCTCACTCAGTTGGCGGCGGCGCGCGCCGACGGCGACTTCAACCTTGTCAAGCACTGGTCACGCGAGCTGGCCTTTCATGGTTCAGGGCATGTGCTGCACACCCTGTACTGGACAAGCCTGACGCCGAAACCTAGCGGCGGGCCGAAAGGCGACCTTGGCAAGGCGATCGCCAGCGACTTTGGTGACTTCGCCAAGCTTAGGGCGCACTTGACGAAGGCGACCATCGCCGTCGAAGCGTCGGGCTGGGGCGTCTTGGCCTACAACGTCTTAGAGCGGCGATTGGTGGTGTTGCAGGTTGAAAAGCATCAGGACCTGACGGTGTGGGGTGCGATTCCGTTGCTCGTCATTGATGTTTGGGAGCATGCCTACTACCTGAAGTACCAGAGCAAGCGCGCCGACTACGTGACGGCTGTGTGGGACATTCTCGACTGGCAGGCGGCGGCGATGCGTTTTGAAGCGGCCCGGGGGGCGGCTTCCTAGCGCCCTTTTGGGGAGGGGAAACTACCAGCGCCTCTTGCAGAGGCGGCGCTGGGCACTCCGAGGCCGGTGGCGTCCAGGTTAGGAGCGCGCTGGTTCATAACCCAAGTTGGGACGCAGCCAGCGTTCGACTTCGGCGACCGTCCAGCCTTTGCGGGCGGCATAGTCCTCGACCTGATCGCGGCCAATCAACCCGACGGCGAAGTAGTGGGCGTCGGGATGGGCGAAATACAGCCCGCTGACCGAGCTGGCCGGCCACATGGCGCAACTTTCCGTCAGTCGGACGCCCGCGTTTTCCTCCGCGCCAAGCAGCGCAAACAGCGTTCGTTTCTCTGTGTGATCGGGCGAGGCCGGATACCCCGGCGCGGGACGAATCCCACGGTAGCGTTCCCGAATGAGGTCATCGCGGCTCAGCTTTTCAGCGCGTCCGTAGCCCCACAGGTCGCGCACCCGCTTGTGCGCCAGCTCGGCGAAGGCTTCCGCCAGCCGGTCGGCCAGCGCCTTCGCCATAATCGAACCGTAATCGTCGTGTGCGGCGTCAAATTCGGCGCATAGATCGTCTAGACCCAGCCCGGCCGTCACAACAAAACCGCCAAGGTAATCGGCGACGCCCGTTGTTTTTGGCGCGATGAAATCCGCCAGCGCAACGTTGGGCTTACCGTCCGAACGTTCGACCTGCTGCCGCAGCGTATGAAAGACCGCCAGCACTTCCGTCCGAGTGTCGTCGGTGTAGAGTTCAATGTCGTCGCCGACGGCGTTTGCTGGAAACAGCCCAAAGACGCCGCGCGGGTGAAGTCGTTGTTCTTCGACGATGCGTTCCAACAGGCGCTGGGCGTCGTCGAACAGTTCGCGTGCGCGTTCGCCCACGACGGGGTCGTCGAAAATCTTCGGGTAGCGCCCGCGCAGCTCCCACGTATGGAAAAACGGCGACCAGTCAATGTAGGGCAGGAGCGCCTCCAGTGTGACGTCGTCGAGCGTCATCACACCCAGTTGTTCCGGGACGGCGACGGTTTCAGCGTCAAATCGCAACTGTGGCCGGCGCGCCCGCGCTTCAGCCAGCGGCAACAGTCGCTTGCGGTCGAATTTCGCTTGGTGTTCAGCGCGCAGCGCGGCTTGTTCAGCTTGGTTAGCGGCGAGAAACGCCGCGCGTTGTTCCTCGTTGGTCAGTGCCCCGACGACGCCGACGGCGCGTGAGGCGTCCAGAACATGAATCGTCGGCCCGTGGTAGGCGGGCGCGATCTTGACGGCCGTATGGAGCTTTGAGGTTGTTGCGCCGCCGATGAGCAGCGGCAGCGTAAAGCCCTGCTCAGTCATCGTTTTGGCGACGTGTACCATTTCGTCCAGCGACGGCGTAATCAACCCGCTTAGGCCGATGATGTCCACGTTGTGTTCGCGCGCCTTCGCCAGAATGACATCGCAGGGTTGCATAACGCCCAGATCAATGACCTCGTAGTTGTTGCAGCCCAGCACGACGCCGACGATGTTTTTGCCGATATCGTGTACGTCGCCCTTGACCGTCGCCAGCAGCACTTTTTTGCGTACGCCGTCGCGGTTGGTCGCCGTCTGTTTTTCGGCCTCAAGGTAGGGCAGGAGAGCGGCGACCGCTTTTTTCATAACGCGCGCCGATTTGACGACTTGCGGCAGAAACATCTTGCCGGCGCCGAAAAGGTCGCCGACGATGTTCATGCCGTCCATGAGCGGCCCTTCGATAACGGCAAGGGGCGCGCCGTACTTTTGGCGCGCTTCTTCGACATCCGCCTCGATGTAGTCGGCGTCGCCCTTGATGAGCGCGTGTTTGAGGCGTTCCTCGACGCTCGCCTGTCGCCACGCTTCGTCCTTAACCACGGTCTTGCCGGTGCCTTTGACCGACTCGGCGAAGGTGATGAGGCGTTCGGTCGCGTCGGGGCGGCGGTTGAGCACCACGTCTTCGACGAGTTCGAGCAAATCGGGCGGAATTTCGTCATAGACGGCGAGCTGTCCGGCGTTGACGATGCCCATATCCATGCCGGCTCGAATGGCGTGGTAGAGAAACACCGAATGCATGGCTTGGCGGACAATGTTGTTGCCGCGGAACGCGAACGACAGGTTGCTGACGCCGCCGGAGACCTTGCAGCCGGGCAGCGTCTGCTTGATGACGCGCGTCGCCTCGATGAACTCCACGGCGTAGTTGGCGTGTTCCTCGATGCCGGTTGCAATGGCCAGAATGTTTGGATCAAAGATGATGTCTTCCGGCGGGAAGCCGACTTTTTCTGTCAGGATGCGGTACGCCCGTGTACAGATTTCAATTTTGCGTGCCGCAGTGTCTGCTTGCCCGATTTCGTCAAAGGCCATGACGACCACCGCTGCACCGTAGCGTCGAATCCGTCGGGCTTGTTCGATGAAGACCTCTTCGCCTTCCTTGAGGCTGATGGAGTTGACGACGCATTTGCCCTGCACGCACTTAAGGCCGGCTTCGATGACGTGGAACTTCGAGCTGTCAATGACAATAGGGACGCGCGCAATGTCAGGATCGGTTACGACCAAGTTGAGGAAACGGGTCATGGCGCGTTCGGCGTCAAGCATGCCTTCGTCCATGTTTACGTCAATCATCTGCGCGCCGTTGGCGACTTGCTGGCGGGCGATGGCGAGGGCGTCTTCATAGCGCTCGGCACGAATGAGTTCGGCGAACTTGGCTGAGCCCGTTACATTAGTGCGCTCACCGATATTGACAAAGTTGGTTTCTGGCCGGATGACCAGCGCTTCCAGACCGCTCAGGCGCGTGTGGCGTGGGCGTGGGGGTGGTGTCCGAGGGGCGAAACCGGCGACGGCTTTGGCGATAGCGGCGATATGGCTGGGTGTTGTGCCGCAGCAGCCACCGACAATATTGAGCCAACCGCGCCGGGCAAAGTCGCGGAGCAGTTCGCTCATGATGTCGGGTGTTTGGTCAAAGCCGCCGAAGACATTAGGCAGGCCGGCATTGGGGTAGCAGACCAGATAAAACGGCGATTTCTCAGCGAGTTCTTCGACGTGCGGACGCATTTCAGCGGCACCGAAGCCGCAGTTGATACCTAGCGCGAGCAGCGGCGCGTGTTCGACTGAGATGAGGAATGCCTCAACAGTTTGCCCGGAGAGCGTCCGGCCGCTGGCGTCGGCGACCGTCACAGAAGCGATGATGGGGACGCGCCGCTGGCGTCGGGTGAAGACTTCCTCGATGGCAAAGAGCGCCGCTTTGAGATTGAGGGTATCGAACGTAGTTTCGGGCAGGAGCAGGTCAACGCCGCCGTCGAGCAGTCCTTCGACTTGCTCGGCGTAGGCGACGACGAGTTCATCAAATGTCGTTCCGCGTGCGCCGGGGTCGTTGACATCTGGAGAGATTGAAGCTGTTTTGTTGGTTGGTCCGATCGAGCCGGCGACAAAGCGCGGTCGCGACGGGTCTTCTTTGAGGAAAGCGTCCACGGCACGGCGTGCGCACTGGGCAGCGGCGACATTGAGTTCGTAGGACAGGGTTTCCAGACCGTAGTCTGCCTGTGAAATCCGTTGGGCGTTGAAGCTGTTGGTTTCGATGATGTCGGCGCCAGCTTCGAGGTAGGCGCGGTGAATCGCTTCAACGATGTCGGGGCGGGTGAGGCACAGCAGGTCGTTGTTGCCGTTGAGGTCGTGTGGGTGATGGGCGAAGCGGTCGCCACGATAGTCGGCTTCTTGGAGCTTGTAGGACTGAATCATTGTCCCCATCGCGCCATCGAGGATGAGGATGCGTTCGCGGAGAGCTTGTTCAAGGAGTTGTGTAGATGAGGGCGTCATTGGGAAAGGTGGCACTGGCGAGCGCACAAAGCAACCTTTAGGTTGAGTAAGTGAGCAGTCTAACGTTTTGCGTTGGTGGATGCTAGGAGGTTTGTCCCGAAAATGTACCGTATTTGCCGCCTTTTCCGGCCGGCGGCTAGCCGAATTGTTGGTGGATGCTAGGAGGTTTGTCCCGAAAATGTACGGTAGTGGGAAGGTGCGCCTACAGCTGAGGGGGAGTGAAGGGGAGTGGGGAATAGATGTGGCGGCGGAGACTTTGCGACATTGGCGGCCGTGCTTCCGCTGCCAGCGCTTGCTTGCAGCAACCAAAAACGCTTACTGTGCCGGACGCCAGCTGGCGGTAGGCGTACCTCCGCCTGCCAGCCAACCCGTTGGCTAACCCCGTCCACGCCCCAAAAGGGGGTAGGTTAGCCAACTGGGGAAGTCCTTTCTTTGAAAAGAGTTAGCTTTTGGCGTGCCGGCGGCGGCTTGTGCCGTTGCCGGTCGTGCCGGTCGGGTTAGCCAAAAGGGGCTATTTGGCTATTGACAGCAAAGGGGTTACGAGTGCAGGCTCTGGATTGAAGACGCGCTTACAAGCGGATTGAAACTCGGCCGCGCCGGACGGCCGGAAGCAAGAGAGGAATCTGAGAATCTCTGGATTGAAGACGCGCTTACAAGCGGATTGAAACCTTGGCGGCGTCGCGCTTGGCGCGACCTACCCCTTTTTTTCCTCTGGATTGAAGACGCGCTTACAA
The Chloracidobacterium sp. DNA segment above includes these coding regions:
- a CDS encoding flavodoxin family protein produces the protein MTTVAIVYHSGYGHTAAQAEAVLRGVQSVPEVTAHLIRVEDIENHWTTLDAADAIVFGSPTYMGSVSGPFKSFMDASSRRWLQQAWRDKIAAGFTNSGSLSGDKLNTLVQLAIFAAQHGMIWVGQAELPSGRADDAINRIGSMLGAAAQSDHGSSQPSAGDLATAEKFGARIAHAAQRWKRGAA
- a CDS encoding superoxide dismutase, which translates into the protein MTESRRSFLKAAALTTTGFALGNVFDTAAAGDNERAAAGRLTDATGQYALPPLPYDYKALEPVIDEATVRLHHDVHHKAYVDGANKALTQLAAARADGDFNLVKHWSRELAFHGSGHVLHTLYWTSLTPKPSGGPKGDLGKAIASDFGDFAKLRAHLTKATIAVEASGWGVLAYNVLERRLVVLQVEKHQDLTVWGAIPLLVIDVWEHAYYLKYQSKRADYVTAVWDILDWQAAAMRFEAARGAAS
- the metH gene encoding methionine synthase, which produces MTPSSTQLLEQALRERILILDGAMGTMIQSYKLQEADYRGDRFAHHPHDLNGNNDLLCLTRPDIVEAIHRAYLEAGADIIETNSFNAQRISQADYGLETLSYELNVAAAQCARRAVDAFLKEDPSRPRFVAGSIGPTNKTASISPDVNDPGARGTTFDELVVAYAEQVEGLLDGGVDLLLPETTFDTLNLKAALFAIEEVFTRRQRRVPIIASVTVADASGRTLSGQTVEAFLISVEHAPLLALGINCGFGAAEMRPHVEELAEKSPFYLVCYPNAGLPNVFGGFDQTPDIMSELLRDFARRGWLNIVGGCCGTTPSHIAAIAKAVAGFAPRTPPPRPRHTRLSGLEALVIRPETNFVNIGERTNVTGSAKFAELIRAERYEDALAIARQQVANGAQMIDVNMDEGMLDAERAMTRFLNLVVTDPDIARVPIVIDSSKFHVIEAGLKCVQGKCVVNSISLKEGEEVFIEQARRIRRYGAAVVVMAFDEIGQADTAARKIEICTRAYRILTEKVGFPPEDIIFDPNILAIATGIEEHANYAVEFIEATRVIKQTLPGCKVSGGVSNLSFAFRGNNIVRQAMHSVFLYHAIRAGMDMGIVNAGQLAVYDEIPPDLLELVEDVVLNRRPDATERLITFAESVKGTGKTVVKDEAWRQASVEERLKHALIKGDADYIEADVEEARQKYGAPLAVIEGPLMDGMNIVGDLFGAGKMFLPQVVKSARVMKKAVAALLPYLEAEKQTATNRDGVRKKVLLATVKGDVHDIGKNIVGVVLGCNNYEVIDLGVMQPCDVILAKAREHNVDIIGLSGLITPSLDEMVHVAKTMTEQGFTLPLLIGGATTSKLHTAVKIAPAYHGPTIHVLDASRAVGVVGALTNEEQRAAFLAANQAEQAALRAEHQAKFDRKRLLPLAEARARRPQLRFDAETVAVPEQLGVMTLDDVTLEALLPYIDWSPFFHTWELRGRYPKIFDDPVVGERARELFDDAQRLLERIVEEQRLHPRGVFGLFPANAVGDDIELYTDDTRTEVLAVFHTLRQQVERSDGKPNVALADFIAPKTTGVADYLGGFVVTAGLGLDDLCAEFDAAHDDYGSIMAKALADRLAEAFAELAHKRVRDLWGYGRAEKLSRDDLIRERYRGIRPAPGYPASPDHTEKRTLFALLGAEENAGVRLTESCAMWPASSVSGLYFAHPDAHYFAVGLIGRDQVEDYAARKGWTVAEVERWLRPNLGYEPARS